From the genome of Fibrobacter sp., one region includes:
- a CDS encoding response regulator transcription factor — MAKKILVIEDDKDIADLVKLVLETTEDFKVETVLDPLLAYQTAKSYNPDAILLDLSMPKMDGWAVFKVIRSDSSFSGVPIAILTAKSQQFDEMVGLHIMNADAYITKPFGKQELIDKTYELFNKGKK, encoded by the coding sequence ATGGCCAAAAAAATACTGGTAATTGAAGATGACAAAGACATCGCTGATTTGGTAAAATTAGTGCTGGAAACGACCGAGGATTTTAAGGTGGAAACAGTTCTTGATCCGCTCCTTGCTTATCAGACTGCAAAATCTTACAATCCAGATGCTATTTTACTGGATCTTTCAATGCCTAAAATGGACGGGTGGGCCGTATTCAAGGTTATACGAAGTGATTCATCTTTTTCCGGGGTTCCAATTGCAATACTTACCGCAAAATCCCAGCAATTTGATGAAATGGTAGGACTTCATATCATGAATGCCGATGCCTATATTACTAAACCTTTTGGAAAGCAAGAACTGATCGACAAGACTTATG